A segment of the Deltaproteobacteria bacterium genome:
GTCTTCTACTACGTCACGGTGATGAACGAGAACTACGCGCAGCCCGCGATGCCCGAGGGCGCGCGCGAGGAAATCCTGCGTGGGATGCACCTCGTGCGCGCGGGCGAGGGCGACGGCGAGCGCGTGCAGCTGCTGGGCGCCGGCACGATCTTGCGCGAGGCGCTCGCGGCGGCGGAGTTATTGCGGGACGACTTCGGCATCGCGGCGGACGTGTGGAGCGTGACGAGCTTCAGCGAGCTCGCGCGCGACGGCGCCGCCGCGGAGCGCTGGAACCTGCTGCATCCCGGCGAGGCGCAGCGAACGAGCTTCGTGTCGCAGCAGCTCGCGGGCCGGCGCGGTCCAGTCATCGCCGCGACGGATTACGTGCGCGCAGTCTCGGAGCAGATTCGCCCCTACGTGCCGGCGACGTACCGCACGCTCGGCACCGACGGCTTCGGGCGCTCGGACCTGCGCGAGCGCCTGCGCCGCTTCTTCGAGGTCGACCGCGGCTTCATCGCTGCCGCCGCGCTGAAGGCGCTCTGCGACGAGGGGCGAGTACCGCCCGCGACGGTGCGGCTCGCGCTCGACAAGTACGGGATCGACGCGGAGAAGCCGCAGCCGGTGCGGAGCTAGCGCGATGGCGGATCGCATCGAGTTCTTGCTGCCGGACATCGGCGACTTCGCCGAGGTCGACGTCGTCGAAGTGCTCGCGAGCGTGGGCGAGCGCGTCGCGAAGGATCAGGCCCTGATCGTGCTCGAGAGCGACAAGGCGACGATGGAGGTGCCGTCGCCAGCCGCGGGCGTGCTCGAGGAGCTGCGCGTGCGCGTGGGCGACAAGGTGAGCGCGGGCGCGCTGATCGCCGTGATTCGCGGCGAGAGCGCGAGCGCAGCGCCCGCGCCCAACAAGCCGGCGCCCGCCGCACCGAAGCCCGCGCCCGCGACGCCGACACCGCCGCGCCACGCGCCGCCTTCTCTCGCGCGCCGCGCGGGCGAGGACG
Coding sequences within it:
- a CDS encoding dihydrolipoyl dehydrogenase; the encoded protein is MADRIEFLLPDIGDFAEVDVVEVLASVGERVAKDQALIVLESDKATMEVPSPAAGVLEELRVRVGDKVSAGALIAVIRGESASAAPAPNKPAPAAPKPAPATPTPPRHAPPSLARRAGED